The following coding sequences lie in one Mercenaria mercenaria strain notata chromosome 5, MADL_Memer_1, whole genome shotgun sequence genomic window:
- the LOC123557598 gene encoding uncharacterized protein LOC123557598, which translates to MTHIFYFNMSSNLKRTKFYFLIIAILSFVIILVSYNWNITENIYRISSEISQVRIAKLQSPDIRITESPDVRMTERTLANFHEDATRTLTADHIRKTKMRSETGKESGEENDYLKLKSTIHVHKRNETIIKKKYVETMEDSVKDIRPDSNRNSTFTQIIVFDNDDLRTKNSSETSEAGRQVDVSQTKNETAKPSNSVIHDNQKLISESVVQNTLSNETDFNFEKFKNSKEETRQVLNKIHKLKEELTGDHKSSTVIHSKKTRVTRPKHHVTRIKDNGQLPTERDINTFKRIKSRLQNLGLINSAFLMPHNHQDTHNSYNLDSDVTSRPDVCAGCFEKNFRKIINEPNLCDGDVELLFMIASTVARKDSRNAIRKTWCGGCNKPDSKMKLVFVFGNRHDSDENENLLEESEEFHDIIQMDFVDTYANLTYKTMSSLLWSEDYCKQAKYVMKTDDDMYINTELLPLLLKAAPSEKFIGGMCWGPSSPHRDSNSKWYVSFVQYRHSLFPSMCSGTGYVMSRDVVSGVLRQSPNVPFFYLEDVYVAICVKKLGIHPVLLDGFKNTRVDFDPCTYRNQIITAHELNADVLDYVWTESRTCPKVDLTPEMVYRPIPV; encoded by the coding sequence ATGAcacatatattttactttaacatGTCATCAAATTTAAAACGAACTAAATTTTATTTCCTCATAATAGCAATTTTAAGTTTTGTGATTATTTTAGTTTCCTACAACTGGAACATAACGGAGAATATTTATAGAATATCTAGCGAAATTTCCCAAGTCAGAATAGCCAAACTGCAGTCGCCCGATATCAGAATAACAGAATCACCCGATGTCAGAATGACAGAACGAACGTTAGCGAACTTTCATGAGGATGCAACTAGAACACTTACCGCGGACCATATCAGAAAGACTAAAATGAGAAGCGAAACAGGAAAGGAAAGCGGTGAGGAAAACGATTATTTAAAGCTTAAATCaacaatacatgtacacaaaagGAATGAAACCATaatcaaaaagaaatatgttGAGACAATGGAAGATAGCGTGAAAGATATACGACCGGACAGTAATAGGAATTCGACATTTACTCAAATCATTGTATTTGATAATGACGATCTCAGAACCAAAAATTCTAGTGAAACTTCTGAAGCAGGAAGACAGGTAGATGTTTCTCAGACTAAAAATGAAACAGCTAAACCATCAAACTCTGTGATACATGACAATCAAAAACTGATCTCAGAAAGTGTTGTTCAAAATACTTTGTCAAATGAAACAGACTTCAATTTTGAGAAGTTTAAAAATAGCAAGGAAGAGACGCggcaagttttaaataaaatacacaaacTTAAAGAAGAGCTAACAGGAGATCATAAAAGTTCTACTGTAATACACAGTAAAAAGACACGTGTCACGCGACCAAAACACCATGTCACTAGAATTAAAGATAATGGCCAGTTGCCGACAGAAAGGGACATCAACACGTTTAAACGCATTAAAAGCCGACTTCAAAATCTGGGATTAATAAACAGTGCGTTTTTGATGCCGCATAATCACCAGGATACACATAATAGCTACAACCTCGATTCAGATGTAACTAGTCGTCCAGATGTATGTGCTGGATGTTTCGAAAAGAATTTTAGAAAGATAATAAATGAACCAAACTTGTGCGATGGTGATGTTGAACTTCTGTTTATGATAGCATCAACTGTTGCAAGGAAGGATTCTAGAAATGCTATACGAAAAACTTGGTGTGGTGGTTGCAATAAACCGGACTCAAAAATGAAGTTAGTGTTTGTATTCGGAAACAGGCATGATTCCGATGAAAACGAAAACCTGCTAGAAGAAAGTGAAGAATTTCATGACATAATTCAAATGGACTTTGTTGATACCTATGCAAATTTGACCTATAAAACTATGTCTTCATTGCTGTGGAGTGAAGATTACTGTAAGCAGGCAAAATATGTCATGAAAACTGATGATGACATGTACATTAATACAGAATTACTTCCCCTGTTACTCAAAGCGGCTCCTAGTGAAAAATTCATAGGGGGTATGTGCTGGGGACCTAGTTCTCCACACAGAGATTCGAACTCGAAATGGTACGTTTCTTTCGTACAATATCGACATAGTCTGTTCCCCTCTATGTGCAGTGGAACCGGATATGTAATGTCACGTGATGTTGTTTCCGGAGTACTTCGACAATCACCAAATGTGCCATTTTTCTATCTTGAGGACGTGTATGTTGCAATATGTGTTAAGAAATTAGGAATACATCCAGTTTTACTGGATGGATTTAAAAACACTCGAGTTGACTTTGATCCGTGTACCTACAGAAACCAAATAATAACGGCACACGAACTAAATGCCGACGTTTTAGACTATGTATGGACAGAAAGTAGAACATGCCCAAAAGTTGATCTCACGCCAGAAATGGTATATAGACCAATCCCCGTGTAG